A section of the Sedimentisphaera cyanobacteriorum genome encodes:
- a CDS encoding sulfatase family protein: MHRREFLKSTAAAVISGAAAKGLLAKTAKKKPNLLFIFPDQFRVHALGFTGEDPTITPNLNRFSRESLFLYNAVSNRPLCSPYRGMLMTGKWPYTTGITTNCNSSQPDIYLRNDDITFTDALSNAGYHIGYLGKWHLDTPRGVPVAEHWKKAQWDCYVPPKRRHSIDYWHAYNCKDRHMNPHYWIKDAGKDEKTFFDQYSPIHEAEVAETYIKNEGGKMRDSDKPFALFAAMNPPHPPYHLVPDKYKQLFKDKSLYKLINRPNADNQLAGRIAKDYFAQVAGVDDAFGKIMDALEKSGEKDNTIVVFTADHGEMMGSHNRKGKGVIYEESFRVPLVVRWPEKIKPGRDGLHINVPDMMPTLLGLMGLSKYTPKQAEGKDYSKVFSGETIDRPNTSFFISPGNEEIGARGVRSDRYTYEVKLRNGKKQLRLYDRKTDPYQMRNIAYQKKDVASIMQKELQKWLVNTNDPYAKYYS; this comes from the coding sequence ATGCATAGAAGAGAATTTCTCAAATCAACAGCTGCAGCTGTTATCAGCGGCGCAGCTGCGAAAGGGCTTTTGGCGAAAACGGCAAAAAAGAAACCTAATTTGCTGTTTATCTTTCCAGATCAATTTAGAGTGCACGCACTCGGCTTTACCGGCGAGGACCCTACGATTACGCCCAACCTGAACAGATTCTCAAGAGAATCGCTGTTCCTTTATAATGCTGTTAGCAACAGGCCTTTATGCAGCCCTTACCGCGGAATGCTGATGACCGGCAAATGGCCATACACTACAGGCATAACCACAAACTGCAATTCCTCACAGCCTGATATCTATCTGCGAAATGATGATATTACTTTCACTGATGCTCTCTCTAATGCGGGCTATCATATCGGCTATCTGGGCAAATGGCATCTGGACACACCAAGAGGAGTTCCTGTTGCTGAGCACTGGAAAAAAGCTCAGTGGGACTGCTACGTACCGCCGAAACGAAGGCACAGCATAGACTACTGGCACGCCTACAACTGCAAAGACCGGCATATGAACCCGCACTACTGGATTAAAGATGCAGGTAAAGATGAGAAGACATTCTTCGATCAGTATTCTCCCATACATGAGGCAGAAGTTGCAGAAACATACATAAAAAACGAAGGCGGAAAGATGAGGGATTCGGACAAACCGTTTGCCTTGTTCGCTGCTATGAATCCGCCTCATCCGCCTTATCACCTCGTGCCTGATAAATACAAACAGCTTTTCAAAGACAAATCTTTATATAAGCTTATCAACAGACCAAACGCAGACAATCAGCTTGCAGGGAGAATTGCAAAAGATTACTTCGCTCAGGTTGCAGGTGTGGATGATGCTTTCGGTAAGATAATGGATGCGCTGGAAAAATCCGGCGAGAAAGATAATACAATCGTAGTTTTCACTGCCGACCACGGGGAGATGATGGGCAGCCACAACCGCAAGGGCAAAGGCGTTATATACGAGGAGTCCTTCAGGGTTCCTCTGGTCGTGCGCTGGCCTGAAAAAATAAAGCCCGGCAGAGACGGACTGCATATAAATGTGCCCGATATGATGCCTACCCTCCTCGGACTAATGGGATTAAGCAAATACACCCCAAAACAGGCTGAGGGAAAAGACTATTCGAAAGTTTTTTCGGGAGAAACGATTGACCGCCCTAATACTTCATTTTTCATCTCCCCCGGAAACGAGGAAATCGGCGCACGCGGAGTTCGCAGCGACAGATACACCTACGAAGTAAAGCTGAGAAACGGCAAGAAGCAGCTCAGGCTTTACGACAGGAAGACCGACCCGTATCAAATGCGAAACATAGCATACCAAAAGAAAGATGTGGCAAGCATTATGCAAAAAGAGCTGCAAAAATGGCTTGTAAACACAAATGACCCATACGCAAAATATTATTCCTAA
- the cyaB gene encoding class IV adenylate cyclase yields the protein MSTEIEYKAKLDSLSIFLDKLSRKGAALGSSVLQRDYYFDDHPGSLFSRGESLRLREETDLNSGKTVIWLCLKGKRQDSQIKTRTENETRIDNFQEMLSILNGLGYTTKLAFDKKRFHWHFQNCLICIDTLPHLGDFVEIEGQNEQSINSVCRELGLSLPPERCSYAEAVVKACEEKGIDKRSFFFDTISEIISGKETQEIAPLSGKIAFVVNRSSGSGESVKLAEQVYDCFTRRGLDTQFYDSKSFKKIKLSLEELAGEENCSLIVVCGGDGTVRCSIDAVCGKDKPLMLIPGGTENLLSKELGYLRNLEHYKKILNEGRLRNLDVAKVNGITFTSVLGIGYDAETVEMLSKTRKGNITHIDYLWPAWKAFWSHEIPNIRVSADGEEVFAGKAILFIGNISRYATGMRILREADYNDGLLDLCIMPCDNKNDLLRYIVMSLFQMNSYCSENIYRQCRSISISSLGGSVVSQIDGDPGPKLPLEIEVLPSAVKVFTA from the coding sequence ATGAGCACGGAAATTGAATACAAAGCAAAGCTCGATTCACTCTCGATATTCCTCGATAAACTGAGCAGAAAAGGTGCTGCGCTTGGAAGTTCAGTGCTTCAAAGGGATTATTATTTCGATGACCATCCCGGCTCACTATTCTCCCGTGGAGAATCGCTTCGGCTGAGAGAAGAAACAGATCTGAATTCCGGCAAAACCGTCATCTGGCTTTGCTTAAAGGGTAAACGCCAAGATTCACAAATTAAAACAAGAACCGAAAACGAGACCAGAATAGATAACTTTCAGGAAATGTTGAGCATTCTCAATGGGCTTGGATATACAACAAAACTTGCATTCGATAAAAAACGCTTCCACTGGCATTTTCAAAACTGCCTGATATGTATCGACACGCTCCCGCATTTAGGCGATTTTGTTGAAATTGAGGGACAAAATGAACAGAGCATAAATTCAGTATGCAGGGAGCTCGGCCTATCTCTTCCTCCCGAGCGATGCTCTTATGCAGAGGCAGTAGTGAAGGCATGCGAAGAAAAGGGTATCGATAAGAGGAGCTTTTTCTTTGATACCATTTCCGAAATAATCAGCGGGAAAGAAACGCAGGAGATTGCCCCGCTTTCCGGAAAAATCGCCTTTGTTGTCAACCGCAGTTCAGGCTCGGGCGAATCTGTAAAGCTTGCTGAGCAGGTTTATGACTGTTTCACTAGGCGTGGGCTTGACACTCAATTCTATGATTCCAAATCGTTTAAGAAAATTAAGTTATCTCTCGAGGAGCTTGCCGGTGAGGAGAACTGCTCTCTTATAGTTGTATGCGGAGGCGATGGCACTGTAAGATGCTCTATAGATGCGGTCTGCGGAAAGGATAAGCCCTTGATGCTTATCCCCGGGGGCACGGAAAACCTGCTCTCCAAAGAGCTCGGGTATCTGAGAAACCTTGAGCATTACAAAAAGATACTCAATGAAGGAAGGCTCCGCAATCTTGATGTTGCCAAAGTAAACGGGATTACCTTCACCTCAGTTCTCGGAATCGGCTACGATGCTGAGACAGTAGAGATGCTTTCGAAAACACGGAAGGGCAATATAACTCATATCGATTATCTCTGGCCTGCATGGAAGGCATTCTGGAGCCACGAGATTCCTAATATAAGAGTCTCGGCAGACGGAGAGGAAGTTTTTGCAGGGAAGGCGATTCTCTTTATTGGAAATATATCCCGCTACGCCACCGGTATGCGGATACTCAGAGAAGCCGATTACAACGACGGCCTGCTTGATTTATGCATTATGCCGTGCGACAACAAAAACGACCTGCTCAGATATATCGTAATGAGCCTCTTCCAGATGAACAGCTACTGCAGCGAGAATATCTACAGGCAGTGCCGGAGTATATCAATCTCCTCGCTTGGCGGGAGCGTTGTATCGCAGATTGATGGAGACCCCGGCCCGAAACTCCCGCTTGAGATAGAAGTCCTTCCCTCTGCTGTAAAGGTTTTTACTGCGTAA
- a CDS encoding HAD family hydrolase, with translation MTDKHRIKCVVFDLDDTLYPEREYCLSGFKALGQQFAPLIGVSQAALTETLIESFNQASDSRVFNRALENLGTDYSKELIGQMVEKYRAHSPEISLPQAAANLLSKLKNKYTLDLITDGFLPAQELKIESLGIKGFFDYIICTEKLGRKFWKPAPKAFYMIAEKGGFTPEECVYIADNPEKDFKAPNHIGWHTIMITAPKNINCKESLPEEYLPGKVIDSLEDIGGLLL, from the coding sequence TTGACTGACAAACATAGAATCAAATGCGTGGTTTTTGACCTGGACGACACCCTCTATCCAGAAAGGGAATACTGCCTCAGCGGCTTTAAAGCACTCGGACAGCAATTTGCCCCGTTAATTGGGGTCTCGCAGGCCGCTCTCACTGAAACGCTTATCGAAAGCTTTAATCAAGCCAGCGACAGCAGAGTTTTTAACAGGGCTCTTGAAAATCTCGGAACGGACTATTCCAAAGAGCTTATAGGCCAAATGGTTGAAAAATACAGGGCTCACAGTCCGGAGATATCTCTGCCTCAGGCCGCAGCGAATCTGCTCAGTAAGCTCAAAAACAAATATACTCTTGATCTTATTACAGACGGCTTCCTTCCCGCTCAGGAATTAAAGATTGAGTCGCTGGGGATCAAGGGCTTTTTTGATTATATAATCTGCACTGAGAAACTGGGAAGAAAATTCTGGAAGCCTGCGCCGAAGGCATTTTATATGATTGCAGAGAAGGGCGGTTTTACGCCGGAGGAATGCGTGTACATCGCAGATAATCCGGAAAAAGATTTCAAAGCCCCGAACCATATCGGATGGCATACGATAATGATAACAGCTCCGAAGAATATTAACTGCAAAGAATCTCTGCCCGAAGAGTATCTGCCTGGAAAAGTAATCGATTCTCTTGAAGATATTGGAGGACTTCTGCTATGA
- the recJ gene encoding single-stranded-DNA-specific exonuclease RecJ, translating into MKNKLSNIEKKWQVKDVDNDRIKDVCSELGVTPAVAQVLINRKITEQEEAKKFLKPSLKDLILPERFSQMEAAVEKIAEAVKDCKKIFVYGDYDVDGITATSILCRIFDALGAKYNFYIPHRIEEGYGLNTAALDEIAQSGAELLITVDCGICSSREVDYAVSLGMEVVITDHHVPEEKLPESASAVIHPMLDDYPSPKSCGAMVAMKLAWALCEEYRGSGLSDKQCRDLLLISTDFASLGTVADVMPLTGENRSLISYGLNSLRLSNLPGVRALMNAAGLSGKPLDTFDLSFRISPMLNASGRMGHARLAVELLTTDNEIRALRIAEYLKEQNNQRKKIEKKIFKEASHLISATGLDHPDRRSIIIAGEEWHLGIVGIVASRIIEKFYKPTILLNSDGKLSTGSARTIEGFNILNAINACSDHLVKFGGHSEAAGITIETENLPRFVEDFENYAKDNVSDEILIQKLELEGWFGIKNFSVRTFQQLEKIAPFGKGNPRPVFAAKGVRLEGSPQKIGSTREHLRFVIRDAGGRMPCVAFKMASYYNKLLESDYFSIAFEPIFNEYNGEKRPQFVVRDFKFD; encoded by the coding sequence ATGAAAAATAAACTCAGCAATATAGAGAAAAAATGGCAGGTCAAAGACGTTGACAATGACAGGATAAAAGATGTTTGCTCTGAGCTCGGTGTTACTCCCGCTGTTGCTCAGGTGCTTATAAACCGGAAGATTACAGAGCAGGAAGAGGCGAAAAAATTTCTCAAGCCTTCACTGAAAGATTTGATTCTTCCCGAGCGTTTTTCTCAGATGGAGGCGGCTGTAGAGAAGATAGCTGAAGCGGTTAAGGACTGCAAAAAGATCTTTGTTTACGGCGATTATGATGTTGACGGAATAACAGCCACTTCTATCCTTTGCCGGATTTTTGATGCTCTGGGGGCAAAATACAACTTCTATATACCTCACAGAATAGAAGAGGGCTACGGCCTTAACACCGCAGCCTTGGATGAAATCGCCCAGAGCGGGGCTGAACTGCTCATAACCGTTGACTGCGGAATTTGCAGCAGCAGGGAGGTGGATTATGCAGTCAGTTTGGGGATGGAAGTTGTCATAACAGATCATCACGTTCCCGAAGAAAAGCTGCCCGAATCTGCCTCGGCGGTAATACACCCTATGCTCGATGATTATCCAAGCCCCAAATCTTGCGGAGCGATGGTGGCGATGAAGCTTGCATGGGCGCTGTGCGAGGAGTATCGCGGCAGCGGCCTCTCAGACAAGCAGTGCAGGGATCTGCTGCTTATCTCCACCGATTTCGCTTCTCTGGGTACAGTGGCAGATGTGATGCCTCTAACCGGGGAGAACCGATCGCTGATCAGCTACGGACTAAATTCACTTAGGCTTTCAAATTTGCCCGGTGTAAGGGCATTGATGAATGCAGCCGGCTTGAGCGGCAAGCCCCTTGACACATTTGATTTGAGCTTCAGGATTTCCCCAATGCTCAATGCCTCAGGCAGAATGGGGCATGCAAGGCTTGCAGTAGAACTGCTCACAACAGATAACGAGATCAGGGCATTGAGAATAGCTGAGTATCTCAAAGAGCAGAACAATCAGCGGAAAAAAATTGAAAAGAAAATATTCAAGGAGGCCTCCCATCTTATCTCTGCCACGGGCCTAGACCACCCAGACCGGCGAAGCATTATAATTGCAGGCGAGGAGTGGCACCTTGGCATTGTGGGTATTGTGGCCTCAAGGATTATAGAGAAGTTTTACAAGCCTACTATACTGCTCAATTCAGACGGCAAACTTTCTACCGGCTCAGCACGAACGATAGAAGGCTTCAACATACTGAATGCGATAAATGCCTGCTCAGATCATCTTGTTAAATTTGGAGGTCATTCCGAGGCAGCGGGCATCACAATCGAAACAGAAAATCTCCCGAGATTTGTGGAAGATTTCGAGAATTATGCCAAAGACAACGTCTCTGACGAAATCCTCATACAAAAGCTCGAGCTTGAAGGCTGGTTCGGTATTAAGAACTTCAGCGTTCGGACATTTCAGCAGCTCGAGAAGATTGCCCCGTTTGGAAAGGGCAACCCCCGTCCTGTATTTGCCGCAAAAGGCGTAAGGCTTGAGGGCAGTCCGCAGAAAATCGGTTCAACCAGAGAGCATCTTCGTTTTGTGATAAGGGATGCCGGCGGCAGGATGCCCTGTGTTGCTTTTAAGATGGCTTCATATTACAATAAACTACTCGAAAGCGATTATTTCTCTATTGCTTTTGAACCAATTTTTAATGAGTATAATGGCGAAAAAAGGCCTCAGTTTGTTGTTAGGGACTTTAAATTTGACTGA
- a CDS encoding sigma-70 family RNA polymerase sigma factor — MDKSFVRMFQKIDKIIFRYITFHVSDKNDAEDIMQEVCLVMWKKYRPFPDSEQFKAWALTIARLQILRYYNLQKRHGKVHSHAPDFLEPLLCQSDRFNQKQKDEIEEVLEKQLHQLSKEEKTFLSERYEDSLTLKSLAEIHSNSIRCVHYKLQKIHKKLRRRLNIELRREDIAV; from the coding sequence ATGGACAAGAGCTTTGTAAGAATGTTTCAAAAGATTGATAAGATTATTTTTCGCTACATAACATTTCACGTCTCAGACAAGAATGACGCAGAAGACATTATGCAGGAGGTGTGCCTTGTAATGTGGAAAAAGTACAGGCCATTTCCAGACAGTGAACAGTTTAAGGCTTGGGCTCTTACTATCGCAAGGCTTCAGATTCTGCGGTACTACAATCTGCAAAAAAGGCACGGCAAAGTTCATTCGCACGCCCCTGATTTCCTTGAGCCTTTGCTCTGTCAATCAGACAGATTCAACCAAAAGCAGAAAGATGAGATCGAGGAGGTGCTTGAAAAACAGCTCCATCAGCTATCAAAAGAAGAGAAGACATTTCTGTCCGAGCGTTATGAAGACAGCCTCACCCTCAAGTCTCTTGCAGAAATACATTCCAACTCCATTAGATGCGTCCATTATAAGCTTCAGAAAATACATAAAAAACTGAGAAGAAGATTGAATATCGAGCTTCGCAGAGAGGATATTGCTGTTTGA
- a CDS encoding NPCBM/NEW2 domain-containing protein: protein MNQQKFKELSLLIESSINGMLTEQHRDRLNEILASEKQARDFYREYIQVCSSLNSIGGNVGEHDSFSQENCLNVLAELAWYEKYAPAVSRREKKPKAAELKEKNYPSSVQKQPRNISWITVVSGAVSAAAIIFLLIYANLFVPEMKRAATITDTYKAEWGRQSFKKQDSVYTGLENIQLKKGLAEFKTDRGVKLVVEGPAEFRFSSISEVNLDYGSLYSKVPVEGVGFAVSTDNSRVVDLGTEFGVSADKQGSSQLHVFSGKTRLISSKGWLNNTAFDVVESMACKVSQESLAVEKIDLQKNKFARHFNENSQIVWRGEKQIDLADIVGGGNGLGSGKQGFGLNSLNGRFGQRRTLRMLMKKSKSNKYNSVKDLPFVDGVFVPGAEDGEVKITSQGHTFRDFFKTSGRYWGGILNGAVHFENPEVFKHNLSLAGEILSFPKTKGIFIHPNQGITFDLSRIREAYGDAALSSFTAQFGLSDTIFDNSKLKTNKNFSEIKIPSCDIYVLLDGEQEFQKKAQTPKDQPCDIDVSIKPSDHFLTVITAVPADRRTINYCWSVLKEPVLNLNDGR from the coding sequence ATGAACCAGCAAAAGTTCAAAGAGCTCAGCCTCCTTATCGAAAGTTCAATAAACGGTATGCTTACCGAGCAGCACAGAGACCGGCTGAATGAAATCCTTGCCTCGGAAAAGCAGGCAAGAGACTTTTACAGAGAATACATTCAGGTTTGCAGCTCGCTTAATTCTATCGGAGGTAATGTAGGCGAGCATGACAGCTTCTCACAGGAGAACTGTCTCAACGTGCTCGCAGAGCTTGCTTGGTATGAAAAATATGCACCCGCTGTTTCCCGCAGAGAAAAGAAGCCTAAGGCAGCTGAGCTGAAAGAAAAGAACTATCCCTCTTCGGTGCAGAAACAGCCGAGAAACATCAGCTGGATTACAGTTGTTTCAGGTGCTGTATCTGCGGCAGCAATAATTTTTCTGCTGATATATGCGAATTTGTTTGTGCCTGAAATGAAAAGGGCTGCAACTATTACTGACACCTATAAGGCTGAATGGGGTAGGCAGTCTTTCAAAAAACAGGATTCAGTTTATACCGGCTTAGAGAATATTCAGCTTAAAAAAGGCCTTGCTGAATTCAAAACCGACAGGGGCGTGAAGCTGGTGGTCGAAGGACCTGCTGAATTCCGTTTTTCCAGCATTTCAGAGGTTAACCTTGATTACGGAAGCCTTTATTCAAAAGTCCCGGTGGAAGGTGTGGGCTTTGCGGTTTCCACTGATAATTCAAGAGTTGTTGACCTTGGCACAGAATTCGGCGTATCGGCTGATAAGCAGGGCAGTTCTCAGCTCCACGTATTCAGCGGGAAAACAAGGCTTATAAGCAGCAAGGGCTGGCTGAATAATACTGCGTTCGATGTTGTTGAAAGTATGGCATGCAAGGTGTCGCAGGAGTCTTTAGCTGTTGAAAAAATTGATTTGCAGAAAAATAAGTTTGCCCGCCATTTCAACGAAAACTCCCAGATAGTCTGGCGGGGGGAAAAACAGATTGATTTGGCTGATATTGTAGGCGGAGGAAACGGGCTTGGGTCTGGTAAGCAGGGCTTTGGGCTTAATTCGCTCAACGGCCGCTTTGGACAGAGAAGAACACTTCGTATGCTAATGAAGAAATCAAAGTCGAATAAATACAATTCTGTAAAGGATTTGCCGTTTGTTGATGGAGTGTTTGTGCCAGGCGCTGAGGATGGAGAAGTTAAGATTACTTCGCAAGGACATACTTTTAGGGATTTCTTTAAGACTTCAGGCCGTTATTGGGGTGGGATTCTTAATGGTGCAGTTCATTTTGAAAATCCTGAGGTTTTCAAGCATAATCTAAGCCTTGCCGGCGAGATTTTGAGCTTCCCAAAAACTAAGGGTATTTTCATCCATCCAAATCAGGGAATTACCTTCGATTTAAGCAGAATCAGAGAGGCTTATGGTGATGCGGCTCTCAGCAGCTTTACAGCCCAGTTCGGCCTTTCCGATACAATATTTGACAACTCCAAACTAAAAACAAATAAAAACTTCTCAGAAATAAAAATTCCATCCTGCGACATATATGTTCTGCTGGACGGCGAGCAGGAATTTCAGAAGAAGGCCCAGACACCAAAAGACCAGCCCTGCGATATTGATGTCTCTATTAAGCCTTCAGATCATTTCCTAACTGTGATAACAGCTGTACCTGCTGATAGACGAACTATTAACTACTGCTGGTCTGTACTCAAGGAGCCTGTTTTGAACCTGAACGACGGCCGGTAG
- a CDS encoding sigma-70 family RNA polymerase sigma factor, which translates to MSNKSSKTKEFTNLLTAHYPRIYNFIFTLVPNKADADDIMQDTSVIMLQKFDSFRPDSDFVSWAAQIAKYECLKYYRKKRRKSVFTTEVFELLAEEAQEQQNELDKKIEALKSCVSKQNAKDCRLIDMRYFEGMKLREIAEKTGRSIQSIFRSFSRIHFNLIKCVRNTLEREGY; encoded by the coding sequence ATGAGTAATAAATCTTCAAAAACTAAAGAGTTTACAAATCTTCTAACTGCGCACTATCCCCGCATCTACAATTTTATCTTTACCCTTGTTCCCAACAAGGCGGATGCAGATGATATTATGCAGGACACCTCAGTAATAATGCTTCAGAAATTCGACAGTTTCAGACCTGATTCCGATTTCGTTTCTTGGGCTGCCCAAATTGCAAAATATGAATGTCTGAAATACTACCGAAAGAAGAGACGCAAGTCTGTCTTTACAACCGAGGTATTCGAACTGCTCGCAGAAGAGGCTCAAGAACAGCAGAATGAACTTGATAAAAAAATTGAAGCATTAAAGTCCTGCGTGTCAAAGCAGAATGCCAAAGACTGTCGCCTTATTGATATGCGTTATTTCGAAGGTATGAAACTCCGCGAAATTGCCGAAAAAACAGGGCGGTCTATTCAGTCTATTTTCAGGAGCTTCTCCAGAATTCACTTCAATCTGATAAAGTGCGTTAGAAACACCCTTGAAAGAGAGGGTTATTAG
- a CDS encoding alpha-N-arabinofuranosidase, which translates to MSKPLVIAPEIYGHFAEHLGRCIYGGIWVGEESDIPNVKGIPKDVLEALRQLNIPVLRWPGGCFADEYHWKDGIGPKDQRPEIVNTHWGMVTEDNSFGTHEFMRLCELLDCEAYIAGNVGSGTPEEMMDWVEYLTFAGKSEMANLRRQNGRKEPWDVKYFGVGNENWGCGGNMTPEYYSDVYKRYQTYVKNYPGSRVKKIACGPNSWDTRWMEVLMRNCRGKMDAISLHYYIMTGGWGDKGSATEFGENDWFTLMDNALKVRDLLAAHIKIMDKYDPDNKVELYVDEWGAWWNRQPGSKPGFLYQQNTVRDAVSAGIFLNEFNRHCERVKMANIAQTVNVLQAMILTKGEQMILTPTYHVFEMFKHHQGGELMDTRLQTSAYGLDGKKLPALNVSASKTEDGIYITVCNLNHNSEEKVSIEIEGGDISDVSGRTLTADKINSCNTFRSPENVKPSPLEAEKVRGRTLTLELPSKSVSAFVVKQE; encoded by the coding sequence ATGAGCAAACCTCTTGTGATCGCTCCAGAGATCTACGGGCATTTCGCCGAACATCTCGGCAGATGTATATACGGGGGGATATGGGTTGGAGAAGAATCGGATATCCCGAACGTTAAAGGTATCCCCAAGGATGTGCTTGAAGCTCTCAGGCAGCTCAATATTCCTGTGCTCCGCTGGCCGGGAGGCTGCTTTGCGGACGAGTATCACTGGAAAGACGGCATTGGCCCCAAAGACCAGAGGCCGGAGATTGTAAACACCCATTGGGGGATGGTAACAGAAGACAACTCCTTCGGCACTCACGAATTTATGCGTCTGTGCGAACTGCTGGACTGTGAGGCGTATATTGCAGGTAACGTTGGTTCGGGAACACCTGAAGAGATGATGGACTGGGTGGAGTATCTCACGTTTGCTGGCAAGAGCGAGATGGCTAACCTCCGCCGGCAAAACGGCAGGAAAGAGCCCTGGGACGTGAAGTATTTCGGCGTGGGTAATGAAAACTGGGGCTGCGGCGGAAATATGACTCCGGAGTACTACTCAGATGTTTACAAACGCTACCAGACTTATGTTAAGAATTACCCGGGCAGCCGGGTTAAAAAAATTGCCTGCGGCCCGAACAGCTGGGACACTCGCTGGATGGAAGTGTTAATGAGAAACTGCCGCGGTAAGATGGATGCGATAAGCCTCCATTACTACATTATGACCGGCGGCTGGGGCGATAAAGGCAGCGCTACCGAATTCGGCGAAAATGACTGGTTCACATTGATGGACAATGCCTTGAAGGTTAGAGATCTCCTTGCTGCTCATATCAAGATTATGGATAAATACGACCCCGACAACAAGGTCGAGCTTTATGTCGATGAGTGGGGCGCTTGGTGGAATCGTCAGCCCGGCTCAAAGCCCGGCTTCCTGTATCAGCAGAATACTGTTAGGGATGCTGTTTCCGCAGGGATATTTCTGAATGAATTCAACAGACATTGCGAAAGGGTTAAAATGGCAAATATTGCCCAAACTGTCAATGTGCTTCAGGCTATGATACTTACAAAGGGCGAGCAGATGATTCTTACGCCAACTTATCACGTGTTTGAAATGTTCAAACACCATCAGGGTGGTGAGCTTATGGATACCAGACTGCAAACCAGTGCTTATGGGCTTGACGGAAAAAAACTGCCGGCATTGAATGTGTCGGCTTCAAAAACGGAGGACGGGATCTATATCACAGTCTGCAACCTTAACCATAATTCTGAAGAGAAGGTCTCCATTGAAATTGAGGGCGGTGATATTTCTGATGTTTCCGGCAGAACCCTAACAGCAGATAAGATCAACTCCTGCAACACTTTCAGAAGTCCCGAAAATGTTAAGCCTTCCCCCCTCGAGGCTGAAAAAGTCAGAGGCAGAACTTTGACTCTTGAACTTCCGTCAAAATCCGTGTCGGCCTTTGTTGTCAAGCAGGAATAA
- a CDS encoding prepilin-type N-terminal cleavage/methylation domain-containing protein — protein MKKAFTLIELLVVISIIALLMAVLMPALSKAREAAKKTVCSNNVRQQCVGVNMYATENNYKVPTIAEDYAGQGNWLWDLSFWTTNQIAEYAGFTDNEVFFCPSNNLREPDDARFWQFTWRSGWPTDAAAGPVPIQDESKMTEEVQKQHYRVMPYTYMFYKNPTMTPRELETGKSASWVKSLEGVDETSDTPMIMDNIISDNSGTNFFRIQAGGAYNEFGVVDRSNHRSKNQNVGRSGEPAPDGANIGYVDGHVSWLDTGQYTDAGEFENIKHKLTTGGVWFWW, from the coding sequence ATGAAAAAAGCATTTACACTCATTGAGCTCTTGGTGGTTATCTCAATCATTGCTCTTTTGATGGCTGTTTTGATGCCTGCGCTTTCAAAAGCAAGAGAGGCGGCAAAGAAAACTGTGTGCAGTAATAATGTCAGGCAGCAGTGTGTTGGCGTTAATATGTATGCAACTGAGAATAATTACAAAGTTCCAACAATCGCAGAAGACTACGCCGGCCAGGGCAATTGGCTCTGGGATCTGAGCTTCTGGACTACAAACCAGATTGCAGAATATGCCGGCTTTACAGACAATGAGGTATTTTTCTGCCCTTCAAACAATCTGCGGGAGCCGGATGATGCACGCTTCTGGCAGTTTACTTGGAGAAGCGGCTGGCCTACCGATGCAGCCGCAGGGCCAGTGCCCATTCAGGATGAGTCAAAAATGACTGAAGAGGTGCAGAAACAGCATTATCGCGTTATGCCGTACACCTATATGTTCTACAAAAATCCAACGATGACTCCAAGAGAGCTTGAAACAGGAAAATCTGCAAGCTGGGTGAAAAGTTTGGAAGGCGTTGATGAAACCAGCGACACTCCGATGATTATGGATAATATAATCAGCGACAACAGCGGCACTAATTTCTTCCGGATTCAGGCCGGCGGAGCTTATAATGAGTTCGGTGTAGTTGACAGGTCTAACCATAGATCAAAGAATCAAAATGTTGGCAGAAGCGGTGAGCCCGCTCCGGACGGCGCTAATATCGGCTATGTTGACGGCCACGTAAGCTGGCTGGATACTGGCCAGTACACTGATGCAGGCGAATTTGAAAATATAAAGCACAAGCTTACTACAGGCGGTGTATGGTTCTGGTGGTAG